Genomic window (Pseudothauera hydrothermalis):
CGCGCCGCCGCGCTGGTGCTGGTTGGCAGCGTCGCGCCGATGCCGGTGGCCCCGCCACTGCTCGAGGCCGCCGCCGGCAACCGGCCCAAGGCGCATGCGATGATCAACCAGTGGTCCTACACCCCCGCCGCCCACCTGGGTGCCAGCGCCTCGCCCGGTCTGTGGCTGCCCGGCGCCAACAGCCGCCTGATGGAACACCAGGGCGCCGGCGTGCTGGCCGCCGATCTGGCCGCCTGCAACGCCTATGTGCGCGGCCTGGAGGCCGCCGGCGCGGTACGCTGCCCCACCTTGCTGGTCTGCGGCGAGCGTGACCAGATGACCCCGCCGCGTGCTGTAAGACCCTTACTCGAGGCGCTTGTCAATGCGGCAGGCGGCGCGCGTATGATGACGATACCCGGTGCCGGCCACGCCATGATGACCGAAACACCGGATGCGGTAACCGATGCGATAAGGGGGTTTCTCACCAACGACTAAACCCATATCGGGGGCAAGCCCTTTGCACCGCCGAAGCTCGCACCTAGCGGTCCGCAAACTGCCCTTGCCCACCCCCTGTCGAGCAGATGTGGCCTGGCAACACCGACAAAAACCGATCACCCGGACAGGAGAGAGACATGTCGCCAACAAACGATGTCCAAGCAAAGGAGAACGCCGGCTTCCCCACGGTCCGCCAAGTCAGCGTCAGCGCGCCCTTGCGCTGGCTGGCCCTGGGCTGGGCGGACCTCAAGTCCTGCGCCATTCCCAGCCTGTTCTACGGCTTTTGCTTTGCCGGCATGGGTCTTTTGATCACCTTCGTGTTCGAGCACGCCTACGAGTACACCTCGGCGCTGACCTCCGGCTTTTTGCTGCTCGGCCCCTTTCTGGCCATGGGGCTTTATGAAATCAGCCGCCGCCGCGAACGTAACGAGGCGTGCGCGCTGGCGCCCACGCTCACGGTGTGGCGGCGTAACGCCGGCAATATTGGGCTTTTTGCCGTCGTGCTGGGGGTGGTGTTCCTGGTTTGGGCGCGCGCCTCATTGGTAGTGTTCGCGCTTTTCTACACTAACGAAATGCCCAATTTGTCCGGCTTCCTGGCGCAGATCCTGGCCCTGGAAAACCTCGAATTTTTGCTGGTGTATTTCGGCGTCGGTTTGATTTTCGCCGCCATCGTGTTTGCAGTGAGCGTGGTATCCATTCCGATGATGCTCGACCGCGACCAGGACGCAATCACCGCCATGCTGGCCAGCGTCGGCGCACTGGCACGCAACCCTGGGGCGATGACTCTTTGGGCGCTGGTCATCGTGGTGTGCACCGTGCTGGGCTTTCTCACCTTCCATGTTGGTTTGGTGGTGCTAATGCCGTTACTGGGTCACGCCACGTGGCACGCTTATCGCGATCTGGTGGCACCGCCCGGCGCAAGCCGCTGAGATCAACCGCGGATGAGACTTAGCAATACCGGCTGATGATCGGATGCAGCGGTATCGACATCGATCTCCACCCGCTCGACCAGCGGCGCCATATCGGCAGACACGAAGAAATAGTCACAACAGTATGGGCGGTCCGGCCATTCCGCACCGTGCAGCCCTACCGTTGCAGCGTGCGGCGCGTCGGGGTGGCAGATACGCCAAGCGTCGCACCAGTCCGGCGCCCGGCCGCCGAGTGGCCGGCACAAGGCAGCGTACTCGTCGCTGTCCGGCTCACAGTTGAAGTCTCCGCACAGCACCGCCGACACCGGCCGCGGACGTGGCGCAAAGACCGGATTGCCTTCGCGCGCCGCGCTGCCGACGGCAGCATGATCGGCCACCTCACGCTGTAGCGCGCGCAGGGCGTCAATTTGGGCGCGCCGCTGACGCTGGGAATAGTATTCCAGGTGGGTGGTCATTACCCGCAGCCAGCCCCAGGGCGCGGCAATCACCGCTTCCACGCACACCCGCTGCATCGACGGCAGATCCGGCTCGGGCGGGCGCGGCAGCAGATGCCGGAAAACCTGATCCACCGGCAGGCGGGACAGGATCAGATTGCCAAAACGCGCGCGTCCGCCTTTGTCGTCACGGACATCAATCGCGGCGCCAAACACCGCCTCATACGCTGGAAACGCCTGCGCAAACCACGCCGGTTCATCCTCGCACGCCCCGCCGGGCAGGCCGGCAACATTGCTCGCAACTTCTTGCAGGCAGATCACATCCACCCCGCGGGCGCCACCAAGATCCCGGATGGTCTGCGCGGTACGCGACAAATCGACCCGGCCATCCGCCCCCCGCCCCCACTGGATGTTCCAACTCAGTATCGTTACCGACCGTGTCATGGTGCCAAGCCTCAAGCGTGCCGAGCGATCACCGGATTATGGCGCAGATCGGGATGCCTGACATGGATAGCTCACCGCAGCCGCGGTCAGGGCGGGCATAATCTCGTCGATACGCGATACGCAGCCAAACTCCATGCACACCCATCACGCTCATTCTGCGGGCCACGCCCACGACCATGTCCATGACCACGCCGCCAGCCGCTGGCTGCCGCTGGCGCTGTCGATCACTTTGGGTTTTGCGGCAATCGAAGCCATTGCCGGCTGGTGGTCGGGCTCGCTGGCCTTGCTCGGCGACGCCGGCCACATGCTGACCGATGCGCTCGCCCTGGGTCTGGCCACCCTTGCCGCCCGCTTTGCCCGTATCCCCGCCAGCCCGAAGCACACTTACGGTCTGCATCGTGTGGAAACTTTGGCCGCATTGGCCAATGGTCTGCTGATGCTGGCCTTGGTCGTTATGTTGATTTGGCAGGCGATTTTGCGTCTGAGCGCGCCGCATGAGATCACCGGCGAAGTGGTCACCGTCGTAGCACTCGGCGGCCTGGCCATCAACCTTGTGGTGGCTTGGTTGCTGACGCGCGGAGAAGGCGATCTGAACACGCGCGGCGCGCTGCTGCATGTACTGGGCGACGCACTCGGCTCGATCGCCGCACTGGCCTCCGGCCTGATCATCCAGCTCACCGGCTGGACCCCGATCGACCCGCTGCTGACCATGTTGATCAGCGGATTGATCCTGGCCTCCACGCTCGCCCTGCTGCGGCGTGTGTTCAACACTTTGCTCGAAGGCGTCCCCGAGGGCCTGTCGCTGCAGCGGGTGGGGCAGGCAATGGCCGCCATCGAAGGCGTGCGTTCGGTACACGATCTGCACATCTGGAGCCTGGATTCCCGCCACCCGGCGCTCTCGGCGCATGTGGTGATTGCTCAGGCCCACCAGTGGCCGGCGGTGCTGGCCGCGCTGCAACGCATGCTGCACGCGCGTTTTGCCATCGATCACGTAACCCTGCAACCCGAACTGCCGCGCGACGAACCCGTGTTTTTTGCGCCGCATCGCCCGCACCGTACGACGAATGGCCGATAATTCTGCCGAACGCCGCTCGGAACCGTCTTATGCACTCCGCCCAGGAACTCGTCGCCCAGCTCGACGCCCTCGCCTCGCTGCCTACGGTCTACCATCGCATCCGGGATGAGCTGGATTCACCCAACGGCTCGCTGCTCGAGGTCGGACGTCTGCTCGCCGCCGACCCGGCGCTCACCGCCCGCTTGCTGCGGGTGGTCAATAGCGCGCTGTACGGCTATGGCGGCGAGATCGATACCGTCAGCCGTGCGGTGCAAATCCTTGGGCTGCAGCAGGTGCATGACTTGGTGCTGGCGATGTCGCTGGGCGCGGCGTTTGCCAAGCTCGACACGGCGCACTGCGACATCAACCGCTTTTGGCGCGGCAGCATGATCTGCGCCTTAGCCTGCCGCGCTATCGCCCGCGGCTGCGGTCTATCCAGCACGGAGCGCCTGTTTGTACTGGGGCTACTTGCCGACCTTGGCCATCTGGCGATGTATCAGACGATTCCGGACCTGGCCCGGGAAGCCGAGTGCGAAGCCGAACGCCTCGACCAGCCAGTGGCCGAGGTCGAGCGCCGCCTGATCGGCTGCGATTACGCCGAAGTGGGTGCGGCGTTGGCAGATCACTGGAAACTGCCGCCCGGTTTCGCCGCAGCACTGGGTGCCCAGCTCGACCCCCGTTTGGGCGGCGAGTACTGCTTCGATGCAGCCATTGTGCATGTCGCCACACAACTGGCGCGCGCCGACCGCTGCGGCAAATCCAGCGAGCGCGCCGCGGCCTGGGTGTCGGCCGCAGCATGGCAACAACTGGCGATGTCGCCCGCCAGTCTGCAGAGCGTACGCGAAGAGGCCGAACTCAATCTTGCGGCCTATTTGGCGCTGTTCTTTCCCCGGCTCGGCACTGCATGAGCGCCGCCGCATCCGCCCAGTCTGCCGCCGGATGCTCAAACAATGCCTGCAGCACCGCCCAGGCTTGCTCGGCAGCGGCCGCCGCACGCGCCGACAGCCCCGCGCCCAGTGCAAAGGATTCACCGGCCACTGCCAGCACCCATGCGGGCGGAGGCGGCCGACCGTGAACCTGGCGGTACACTGCCAGTAAAGCGGTAGGCGTGAGTGCGTGCGAGAAGGGCGCACGGCCGGGTTCGGGCGCAAGCGCGCGTAGCTCGACATCTGCCGCCAGTCCCTGTGCTGCGTCGACAAAGAGCACGCGCTGGGCACCGGCCATGTCCAGCGCGTGCTCGATTTGCAACTGGTGGTCGCAGATCAGGCTCACCCCGGGCGCCCCCAGGCTTTCCAGCCGCTCGGCCAAAAGCGGCCCGAGGGCGTCATCCCCACGCGACCGGTTGCCGACCACAAACACCACGGTGCGGGGTGCGGACGCGCTCACCGCTTGCGCACCAGCCGCTGGTGCACCGTCCCGTCGGTGCAAACGAGTTCGACGACCAGCGGCATCTGTCCAAGCGCATGGGTGGCGCAGGACAGGCAGGGATCGTAGGCGCGGATGGCCACCTCGATATGGTTGAGCAGACCCTCGGTGAGCGTACGCCCGGACAGGTAGCGTTTCGCCACCTCGCGTACCGCGGTGTTCATGGCCTGGTTGTTGTGGGTGGTGGAGACGATGAGGTTGCACATCGTCACCAGGTCGTCCTCCCCAATGCGGTAGTGGTGGATCAGGGTGCCACGCGGCGCTTCGATGATCCCCACCCCTTCACGCGCTCCAGTGCCGGGGCGTAGCAGCTCGCCGCTACGCAGATCGGGGTCGGCGAGCAGCGCGCGGATCACCTCGGCGGCGTGCAGCATCTCGATCATGCGCGCCCAGTGGTAGGCCAGCGTAGCATGCACCGGGCGCCCCTGCCCGTGATCGATAAATTCGCGCCGCTCGGCCTCGGCATGAGGCGTGGGGATGAAATCGCAGTTTTGCACCCGCGCCAGCGGCCCCACCCGGTACCAGCCGGTCTCGGGCCCGAGCTCGCGCAGGAAGGGAAACTTCATGTAGCTCCACGGCTTGACCTCCTCGCAGATCAGCCGGTGGTAGTCCTGGTCGGGCACGTGGTCGCGCAGGATATGGCCTTGGGCGTCGCGCACCCGCAGCCCACCGTCGTAGAGATCCATTGCGCCGTCGGCGCGCACCAGGCTCATGAAGGCAGACTCGAAGCTACCGAACACGTCATAGAGCGCCGGGTCGGCGCGGTAGAGGCGCTTGACCAGTTCCACCGCGGCGCGGCTCCAGTCGATTACCCGATCGATGTCGCGGGCAAGCAGCGCGTGGTCCTCGGCGGACAGGTGGCGGTTCATGCCGCCGGGCACCGCGCCGGTGCCGTGGATTTTCTTGCCGGCGGTGGCGCGGATCACCTCCTGGCCGAACTTGCGCAGCAGCACCCCCTGACGGGCAATGTCCGGGTACGCTGCGGCCACGCCGACGATGTTGCGCCGCGCCACCTCGGACTCGAAGCCAAACAACAAATCGGGTGAGGACAAATGGAAGAAGTGCAGCGCGTGCGACTGCAAAATCTGCCCGTAGTGCATCAGCCGGCGCAGTTTTTCGGCGCTGGCGGTGATCGGCGCGGCAGCGGTGGCCACATCCAGCGCCTTGGCCGCCGCCAGGTGGTGGCTCACCGGGCAGATGCCGCACAGGCGCTGCACCATCACCGGCACCTCCCAGTACGGGCGGCCCTGGATGAAGACCTCGAAGCCGCGGAACTCGACGATGTGCAGGCGAGCTTCGCGCACCTCATCGTGCTCGTCGATCAGCAAGGTCACTTTGCCGTGGCCTTCCACCCGCGACACCGGGTCGATGGCCACGCGGCGCAGGCGGTCACGCCCGTCGGCGGTTTCCAGTTCGAATGCCATGGTCCGTCAGTCGTAATGCAGCAGGTGGTAAGGCAGGCGCGGGGTGCGCCCGGCGAGCAGGTCGGTGAGGAACTTCCACAGCGCCTCTCCCGATGGCGGGCAGCCGGGTACGAAGTAATCCACCCGTACCACCTCGTGGATCGGGCGCACCTTGTCGAGCAGCAGCGGCAGTTCCGGATCGTCCGGAATCTGCGGCGCGGCCAAGCCTTCGCGGCACTGGTAGACCTGCTGCAAGCAGACGCCCAGATCGAAGTGGTTGCGCTGCGCCGGCAGGCCGCCATTGACCGCGCACGCCCCCACCGCTACCAGGATCTTGCAGTGGCGGCGAAATTCGCGCAGCACGTGCACATTCTCCGCATTGCACACCCCGCCCTCGATCAGGCCGATGTCGCAGGGGCCGCAGTGCTTCACGTCGGTGAGCGGCGAGCGGTCGAAGTCCACCAACTGGGCCAGCTCGAAAAGATGTTCGTCGATGTCCAGCAGCGACATGTGGCAGCCAAAGCAGCCGGCGAGCGACGTTGTGGCGATGCGCAGCCGCGGGCGGCGGGCATCGGACCCGGCGGCATCCATCACTTGTCCTCCTGCATGGCAACCACGTGGATGGGCTGAGCGTCGTACTTGCGCGCGCCGATGGGCTGGGCGAAGCCGACCCGCTTTTTGAGGATCACTCCCACCGGGCAGATGTTGGCGGCAAGATCCGCAGCGGAAAAATCGGTGTCGGCCAGGCGGCCGGATTCAGCATTCACCACCAGGTGCTTGTGGATGCCGCGCCCGGTGAGCGCAAAGACGTTCTTGCCGTCGACATCGCGCGAAGCGCGCACGCACAGCTCGCAGAAGATGCAGCGGTTGAAGTCGAGCAGCACCTCGGGGTGGGAGGCATCCACCGGGCGATCGGGGAAGAAGTGGTTGAAACGCGGGGTGAGCATCTCCAGGTCGTAGGCCAGGGCCTGCAGCTGACAGTTGCCGCTCTTCTCGCAGGAAGGGCAGAAATGGTTGCCCTCGACGAACAGCATCTGCAGCAGCGCGCGGCGCTCGCCATTGATCTCCGGGGTGTTGCTCTCCACCTCCATGCCTTCCTTGGCCGGCATCGCACAGGAGGACACGTGCCGCCCGGCCACCTTGACGATGCACAGCTTGCACGAGCCGTGCGGCGGAAAGTCCGGATGCCAGCACAGGTGCGCAATGTAGTGTCCGGCCGCACGCGCGGCCTGCAGGATGGTCTGGCCGTCGGTGAAGGGCACCGGCTGGCCATCGAACAGGAAGGTGCCGCTCATTGGGAGGTCTCCTGCGCTGTGTCGAGGTGGGCGCCCGGATCGTCGCGCCCGGTAATTCGGCGAGCCGGGGCAAGCGCGGCGTCCAGATCGAAGGCCGGTTCGAAATCCAGGTTTTTCAGCCGCCGCTCGTAAGCCGGACGGAACTTCAGCAAGGTGTCTGCCACCGGGTTTGGCGCGCTGGCACCTAAGCCGCAGTGGCTGGCGTTCTTCAGCAGGCGGCCGATCCATTCGATGTCGGCTAGATCCATCTTTGCGCCGTGGCCTGCGGCGAGCTTGTCCATGTAGCCTTCGAGCAGCGCGGTGCCGACCCGGCACGGGGTGCAGAAGCCGCAGCTTTCGTGGGCGAAGAAATGCACGAAGTTGCGTGCCACTTCGAACATGTCGCGGCTGGAATCGAACACCATGAAAGCGCCGGCGGTGGGCACATCCTCGAAGGCGATGCGGCGGTGGAACTCGTAGCCCGCCAACGTTACCCCGGAAGCACCGCCCACCTGCACCGCCTGCACGTCGGAGGCGCCGCAGTCTTCCAGCACGCGATCCACCGACACGCCGAAGGGGTACTCGTAGATGCCGGGCCTTGCGCAGTCGCCGGAGATCGACAGCAGCTTGGTGCCGGTCGATTGCGCGGTGCCGGTGGCGGCGAAGGCCGTCCCGCCGGCGAGCGCGATCAAGGTGGTCTTGGCCAGGGTCTCGACGTTGTTGACCACCGTCGGTCGCCCCAGGTAGCCGTGGGTCACCGGGAAAGGCGGGCGGATGCGCGGGGTGCCGCGCTTGCCTTCCAGGGATTCGAGCAACGCGCTTTCCTCGCCGCACACATAGGCGCCGGCACCCAGGTGGATGTCGATGTCGAAGTCGAAACCGGCCTCGCCCAGAATGCCCTGCCCCAACAGCCCGGCGGCACGCCGGCGCGCCAGCGTCGTGCGCAGGCCGTCGAGCAGGTAGCGGTACTCGCCGCGCAGGTAGAGCAGGCCCTGCCGCGCGCCGACCGCCCAGGCCGCCAGGGTCATGCCCTCGAACACCAGATCGGCGAAGGAGGCTAGCAGCACGCGGTCCTTGAAGGTGCCCGGCTCGCCCTCGTCGGCATTGCACACCACCACCTTGTCGGCACCGGCCGCATCGCGGCAGGCCATCCACTTCACCGCGGTGGTAAAACCCGCACCGCCCCGCCCGCGCAGCTTGGCTAGATGCATCTGCTCCAGCCAGCCGTCCCGGCCGCGGGCAATCGCCGCGGCCAGCGCCTCGCCCGGCTGCTGGCTGAGTCCAAGCAGCGCATCGCGCCGGCGGATGTTGTCGTCGACCTGAAAAAGTTCCGCCGGCCAGGCGTCGAGCGGCTGTTTGCGGCGGATCAGTTCGGCGATCTGATCGATTCGCGCGTGGTCCAAACGGGTAAGCGGCCGGCCATTGACCAGCAAGGCCGGCCCCTGGTCGCACATGCCGGTACAGGAGGTAGTGGCCACGCTAACCAGCCCGTCTTCCGACAGCTTGCCCGGTTCCACCCGCAGCTTGCCGCACAGCGCCTCCATCAAGGCCGGGGCGCCGAGCATGCGGTCGGTGATGTTGTCGGAGAACAGCACCCGGTAGCGTCCCACCGGGCGGGGGTAGAGGAAACTGTAGAAGCCCGCCACACCTTCCACCCGGGCGCGCGGCAGGTCGAGTTGCGCGGCAATGGCGGTAAGCAGAGGCGGCGGCAGCCAGCCCACGCGCTCCTGCGCGTCGATCAGAACCTGCAGCAGCCGGGTGCGGTCCCGGCGATGTCGCAGACAGACATCCTCCGCCACGCGTACCGGGTCGTGCTGGCTCACTGGACGATCTCCTTTTTTTCCGTCGAGCGGATTTCAGCCTAACGAACTGGCCAACGCATCCGCCAGCGCGCGCCGAGACGTCTTTCACGCTTCCGATTATAGGCTCGAGGCAAGCCGTTCGGCGGATGTTCGCGGCATGTTCGCCGGGTTTTGGCAGCGATTTTGCGTGACTAAACCGATCAAAAAAGCTACTAGATGTAGTATCAACAAAAACCTTGACACACGAAGTGTTTTATCAACATATTGTTTTATTTGGTTTTTTTATTTTTGCATATCCGCGCGTTTGGCGCTATGCTTCAGCCCATCCAAACCACCACCACGGACACCACCTTATGAGCGCTACCACCCACATCCGGGCGGGCGGCCAGATCGATGCCTCCACGCTCGCTCCACAAGAAATTTCCGGCGAAGTGCTGATCGAGAAATACGCCAAAGGAGAAGAAAAGACGATCACCGAAGTGCGTCGCCGGGTGGCACGTGCGCTGGCTGCAGTCGAAGCCGAAGACAAGCGCGCCTACTGGGAAGCCAAATTTCTCGACGCTCAGGAAAAAGGCTTTGTGCCCGCCGGGCGGATCAACAGCGCCGCCGGCACCAAGTTGCAGGCCACGCTGATTAACTGCTTCGTGCAGCCGGTGGGCGACTCGGTGACTGAGGCGGTCGATGGCCGTCCGGGCATCTACACCGCACTGGCGCAGGCGGCCGAAACCATGCGCCGCGGTGGCGGCGTAGGCTATGACTTTTCTGCCATCCGCCCCAAGGGGGCGCTGGTCAGGGGCACTCAATCGAACGCCTCCGGCCCGGTGTCCTACATGCGGGTGTTCGACCGTTCCTGCGAAACCGTGGAATCGGCCGGCGCGCGCCGCGGCGCGCAGATGGGCGTGCTGCGCTGCGATCACCCGGACATCGAAGAATTCATCCACGCCAAGGACCACGGCGATTTGACCAATTTCAATATCTCGGTAGGCGTGACCGATACCTTTATGAAGGCGGTGGAGGTCGACGGCACGGTGGAACTGCTACACAAAGCAGAACCTTCGGACGAGCTCAAGGACGCCGGCGCCTACCAACGTGAGGATGGGCTGTGGGTGTATCGTAAGGTGCGCGCGCGCGAGCTGTGGGACCAGATCATGCGTTCGACCTACGACCACGCCGAACCGGGCATTCTATTCCTCGACCGCATGAACGCGGATAACAACCTGTACTACTGCGAAACCATCGAGGCCACCAACCCTTGTGCCGAACAGCCGCTGCCGCCCTACGGTTGCTGCTGCCTGGGATCGATCAACCTCACCCTGTTCGTCAAGAACCCATTTTCCGCGCAGGCCGAATTCGACTATCCAGCCTTCGGCAAGGTCATCGACACCTCGATCCGCATGCTCGACAACGTGCTCGATGTCACCCACTGGCCGCTCGAACAACAGGCCCAGGAAGCGGCCGCCAAGCGCCGCATCGGTCTGGGTTTTACCGGGCTGGGCGACGCCCTGATCATGCTCACCAAGCGCTATGACAGCGCCGAAGCCCGCGAAGAGGCACGCAAGATTGCCGAATATATGCGCAATCGCGCCTATCTGGCGTCGGTGGAACTGGCGCGGGAGCGCGGCCCCTTCCCGCTGTTCAACGCCGATCTTTATCTCTCGGGCGGCAACTTCGCCTCACGCCTGCCGGCTGAGGTGAAAGACAAAATTCGCAAGCACGGCATTCGCAACTCACACCTGCTGTCGATCGCGCCCACCGGCACCATTAGCCTGGCCTTTGCCGACAACGCCTCCAACGGCATCGAGCCGCCGTTCTCCTACACCTATACCCGCCGCAAGCGCATGGCCGACGGCACATTCAAGGAGTACGCGGTCGAAGACTACGCCTGGCGTCTGTACCGCCACCTCGGCGGCGATGTCGACAAGCTGCCGGCGTATTTCGTGACTGCCCTGGAAATCTCCGCCCAGGCGCACAAAGACATGGTGGCAGCGGTCGCCCCCTATGTGGACACCTCCATCTCCAAAACAGTCAACGTGCCCGCCGACTACCCCTACGCCGAGTTCGAAGACCTCTACCTCACCGCCTGGAAGGCCGGCCTCAAGGGTTTGGCCACTTATCGGCCCAACTCGGTGCTGGGCTCGGTGCTGTCGGTGACGCCCAGCGCCGAACAAAAGCAACCGCACGATGTGGAAATTGCCGACGCCAACAAGCGTCTATCCATCAAGAGTCTGCCCGCTCCGGTGCTGTCCAGTCTGCGCTGGCCAGGTCGGCCGGAGTTGCCCGATGGCAACATGGCCTGGACTTATATGCTCAACACCCCGAGCGGCGATTTCGCGCTCTTTGTCGGGCAGCTTGGCACCAACGGCGGCACTTTCCCGTTCGAGGTGTGGGTCAATGGCGCCGATCAGCCGCGCGGCCTGGGCGCGGTGGCCAAGACGCTGTCGATGGATATGCGCGCCAATGATCGGGCCTGGCTCAAACTCAAGCTCGACACGCTGGCCCGCACCGTAGGCGAAAAATCCTTCGAAATGCCCTTCCCGCCGCATGGCGAGAAGAAGCTGATGCCCGGCGCGGTGTCGGCCTTCGCCCAAGTGGTGCGTTACCGCTGCGAGCAGCTCGGCAGCTTCGACACCGAAGAAGCCAGCCCGGTGCTGGAGACCCTGTTCAGCCTCGAAGAGCCCAAGACCGGCACCGACGGCACGCTGTCGTGGACGGTGGACATCTACAACCCGGCCACCGGCGAAGACTTCGTGCTGGGCCTCAAGGAGATCACCCTGCCCGATGGCGTCACCCGTCCGTACTCGGTGTGGCTCTCGGGCAACTACCCGCGCGCGCTCGACGGGCTGACCCGCATCCTGTCGCTCGACATGCGCGTCATGGACCCGGCGTGGATTGGCATGAAACTGCGCAAGTTGCTCGACTACCCGGAGCCGCTGGGTGACTTCATGGCCTTCATCCCGGGCACCAAGCGTCAGCAGAACTATCCCAGCACCGTGGCCTACATCGCGCAGTTGATGATTCACCGCTACGCCATGCTCGGCGTGCTCGACGAAAAGGGCTACCCGACCCGCGAAATGGGCATCCTGGAGTCCCCGCGCAACGATAGCGAACCCCGCTTGATGCAGGGCGCCTTATGCACCGAGTGCGGCAACCACACCGTGATCCGCAAAGACGGCTGCGACTTTTGTACCGCCTGCGGCGCAGTAGGCACCTGCGGCTGATCGTCACCGGTCGCTAAATAACTAACGCATGAAGGGCCGGGCCTCCTAATAGTCCGGCCAAACGCGCAAACCCAGGGCGGAATCAAGGTGGTTAATCGCGCAGGTTCCGCAAGATCCGCCATTCGGAACGCCCACCGACGCTAGCGCACCCGCCGTGCCGCCTTTCCACAGCGGACAGGCGTGTCGGCTTGACGCCACCGCCTGAGCATTGCGGGCCAAAGCGCGACCTAGACGAGCGCCGCGCGG
Coding sequences:
- a CDS encoding Ni/Fe hydrogenase subunit alpha produces the protein MAFELETADGRDRLRRVAIDPVSRVEGHGKVTLLIDEHDEVREARLHIVEFRGFEVFIQGRPYWEVPVMVQRLCGICPVSHHLAAAKALDVATAAAPITASAEKLRRLMHYGQILQSHALHFFHLSSPDLLFGFESEVARRNIVGVAAAYPDIARQGVLLRKFGQEVIRATAGKKIHGTGAVPGGMNRHLSAEDHALLARDIDRVIDWSRAAVELVKRLYRADPALYDVFGSFESAFMSLVRADGAMDLYDGGLRVRDAQGHILRDHVPDQDYHRLICEEVKPWSYMKFPFLRELGPETGWYRVGPLARVQNCDFIPTPHAEAERREFIDHGQGRPVHATLAYHWARMIEMLHAAEVIRALLADPDLRSGELLRPGTGAREGVGIIEAPRGTLIHHYRIGEDDLVTMCNLIVSTTHNNQAMNTAVREVAKRYLSGRTLTEGLLNHIEVAIRAYDPCLSCATHALGQMPLVVELVCTDGTVHQRLVRKR
- a CDS encoding endonuclease/exonuclease/phosphatase family protein; translated protein: MTRSVTILSWNIQWGRGADGRVDLSRTAQTIRDLGGARGVDVICLQEVASNVAGLPGGACEDEPAWFAQAFPAYEAVFGAAIDVRDDKGGRARFGNLILSRLPVDQVFRHLLPRPPEPDLPSMQRVCVEAVIAAPWGWLRVMTTHLEYYSQRQRRAQIDALRALQREVADHAAVGSAAREGNPVFAPRPRPVSAVLCGDFNCEPDSDEYAALCRPLGGRAPDWCDAWRICHPDAPHAATVGLHGAEWPDRPYCCDYFFVSADMAPLVERVEIDVDTAASDHQPVLLSLIRG
- a CDS encoding DUF2189 domain-containing protein, yielding MSPTNDVQAKENAGFPTVRQVSVSAPLRWLALGWADLKSCAIPSLFYGFCFAGMGLLITFVFEHAYEYTSALTSGFLLLGPFLAMGLYEISRRRERNEACALAPTLTVWRRNAGNIGLFAVVLGVVFLVWARASLVVFALFYTNEMPNLSGFLAQILALENLEFLLVYFGVGLIFAAIVFAVSVVSIPMMLDRDQDAITAMLASVGALARNPGAMTLWALVIVVCTVLGFLTFHVGLVVLMPLLGHATWHAYRDLVAPPGASR
- a CDS encoding HDOD domain-containing protein, whose amino-acid sequence is MHSAQELVAQLDALASLPTVYHRIRDELDSPNGSLLEVGRLLAADPALTARLLRVVNSALYGYGGEIDTVSRAVQILGLQQVHDLVLAMSLGAAFAKLDTAHCDINRFWRGSMICALACRAIARGCGLSSTERLFVLGLLADLGHLAMYQTIPDLAREAECEAERLDQPVAEVERRLIGCDYAEVGAALADHWKLPPGFAAALGAQLDPRLGGEYCFDAAIVHVATQLARADRCGKSSERAAAWVSAAAWQQLAMSPASLQSVREEAELNLAAYLALFFPRLGTA
- a CDS encoding 2Fe-2S iron-sulfur cluster-binding protein; this encodes MSGTFLFDGQPVPFTDGQTILQAARAAGHYIAHLCWHPDFPPHGSCKLCIVKVAGRHVSSCAMPAKEGMEVESNTPEINGERRALLQMLFVEGNHFCPSCEKSGNCQLQALAYDLEMLTPRFNHFFPDRPVDASHPEVLLDFNRCIFCELCVRASRDVDGKNVFALTGRGIHKHLVVNAESGRLADTDFSAADLAANICPVGVILKKRVGFAQPIGARKYDAQPIHVVAMQEDK
- a CDS encoding alpha/beta fold hydrolase, which encodes MDLFVLDTPTRVYTGGRSFDRELPTVVLIHGAGHDHSVWNYPARHLAHHGFGVLAPDLPGHGASGGDALASIEALADWIAALLDAAGVVRAALVGHSMGSLVALEAAARFPERAAALVLVGSVAPMPVAPPLLEAAAGNRPKAHAMINQWSYTPAAHLGASASPGLWLPGANSRLMEHQGAGVLAADLAACNAYVRGLEAAGAVRCPTLLVCGERDQMTPPRAVRPLLEALVNAAGGARMMTIPGAGHAMMTETPDAVTDAIRGFLTND
- a CDS encoding NADP oxidoreductase; amino-acid sequence: MDAAGSDARRPRLRIATTSLAGCFGCHMSLLDIDEHLFELAQLVDFDRSPLTDVKHCGPCDIGLIEGGVCNAENVHVLREFRRHCKILVAVGACAVNGGLPAQRNHFDLGVCLQQVYQCREGLAAPQIPDDPELPLLLDKVRPIHEVVRVDYFVPGCPPSGEALWKFLTDLLAGRTPRLPYHLLHYD
- a CDS encoding cation diffusion facilitator family transporter; this encodes MHTHHAHSAGHAHDHVHDHAASRWLPLALSITLGFAAIEAIAGWWSGSLALLGDAGHMLTDALALGLATLAARFARIPASPKHTYGLHRVETLAALANGLLMLALVVMLIWQAILRLSAPHEITGEVVTVVALGGLAINLVVAWLLTRGEGDLNTRGALLHVLGDALGSIAALASGLIIQLTGWTPIDPLLTMLISGLILASTLALLRRVFNTLLEGVPEGLSLQRVGQAMAAIEGVRSVHDLHIWSLDSRHPALSAHVVIAQAHQWPAVLAALQRMLHARFAIDHVTLQPELPRDEPVFFAPHRPHRTTNGR
- a CDS encoding hydrogenase maturation protease, with product MSASAPRTVVFVVGNRSRGDDALGPLLAERLESLGAPGVSLICDHQLQIEHALDMAGAQRVLFVDAAQGLAADVELRALAPEPGRAPFSHALTPTALLAVYRQVHGRPPPPAWVLAVAGESFALGAGLSARAAAAAEQAWAVLQALFEHPAADWADAAALMQCRAGERTAPNRPQD